From one Ursus arctos isolate Adak ecotype North America chromosome Y, UrsArc2.0, whole genome shotgun sequence genomic stretch:
- the LOC125282558 gene encoding sex-determining region Y protein: MFGVLNSDDHCAAVQQRNILAFGRTFSEFWMNNPTSNYRCETEGNSRDSGQNRVRRPMNAFMLWSRDQRRKVALENPQMQNSEISKQLGYQWKMLTEAEKWPFFEEAQRLQAMHRQKYPDYKYRPRRKATPQKDDKLLPSASSSTLCRQVRVDETWYPFTYRNSHTRAAHSGMEDQLSSSQPVNVASSLLQQEQHCSSTSFRDSRETLATQLWADPPFYPKQQLGLSDAYFP, from the coding sequence ATGTTCGGAGTATTGAACAGCGATGATCACTGTGCAGCGGTACAACAACGAAATATCCTTGCTTTTGGAAGAACATTTTCGGAATTTTGGATGAACAATCCTACCTCAAATTACCGGTGTGAAACCGAAGGAAATAGTAGAGACAGCGGCCAGAACCGCGTCAGACGACCCATGAACGCATTCATGCTGTGGTCTCGTGATCAAAGGCGCAAGGTGGCTCTAGAGAATCCCCAAATGCAAAACTCAGAGATCAGCAAGCAGCTGGGGTACCAGTGGAAAATGCTTACGGAAGCCGAAAAATGGCCATTTTTTGAGGAGGCACAGAGACTACAGGCCATGCACCGACAGAAATACCCAGACTATAAATATCGACCCCGTCGGAAGGCCACGCCACAGAAAGATGACAAATTGCTACCTTCAGCTTCTTCCTCCACGCTATGCAGGCAGGTGCGCGTGGATGAGACGTGGTACCCCTTCACCTACAGGAACAGCCATACTAGGGCTGCGCACTCAGGAATGGAGGACCAGCTAAGCTCCTCACAACCCGTGAACGTAGCCAGTTCGCTGCTGCAGCAGGAGCAGCACTGCAGCTCCACAAGCTTCCGTGACAGCCGAGAAACCTTGGCTACACAGCTGTGGGCTGACCCTCCCTTTTACCCTAAGCAACAGCTGGGACTTTCTGATGCTTATTTTCCATAG